From the genome of Aquila chrysaetos chrysaetos chromosome 8, bAquChr1.4, whole genome shotgun sequence:
ACCGGAGCCTAAGACTTTCACTTTTTTGAGCTCCGTCTCCTTCAGGATCCGCATCTGAGCCTGGTTGGGGAGGGCCCCGCTGGGCGTCAATGGCTCCACCAGCTGCGGGGCACAGACGGGTgagggggggccggggccaggCTCCTGGCACCCCCCCGGCACTGGGGGTCCATCCCCCTCTGGAAGAGCCGCGAGTCCCGGCGTCCCCACCTCGGTCTCCTGCAGCAGGCGCCGCATGGTGTGCTTCCGCTCCTGCTGCCGCCGGCGCTTGACGCAGACGACGGTGATGAGCAGGAGGACGACAACCAGCAGAGCCCCCACCACGCCGGCGATGATGGACGTCACCTGGCTGCGGGATAGGACGTGACCGGGGTGGGGGAGATGGTAACAGGGTAGGGGTCCCGGCCGgaggagcccccccccagcgcccAGAGGGGTGGGAATCAGGGTGGCACTGGGCACCCGCGCTCGTACCTTGGCTTCTGGTCCACGGGACAGCCGTCCTCATCCCGGATCGTGCACCTGGGGACAGagtgtgcagcagcagcccccctgTCAGCAGCCCCCCGCGACCCCATGGCCGGCCGtaccccaccaaccccccccaagACTCACGAGTGGGTGCAGTTggtggggcagagctggcagatgcCGTCTTCGTCCGGGTACTTCCAGACGGGCACGAAGGAGGCGTCCGCCTTCACCCCGCTGGGGCAGCGCCGCACGCACTGCTGCGCGTCCTTGTAGTGGGCGCAAGCCACGCACTGGTCTGCCTCCTGCGGGGAGAGGTGTGAGGGGGGGGTGTGTAAGGGACACAGGGGTCCAGGGCCACCCCCCCAcatccctccccatcctcaCCGATCCGAAGCAGGTCTCGGTGCCGTTCTGGGGTTGGCACTCGGGGTGACAGGGCAGGCACCGCGTCCCGTTGGCGTGCTCCCGGACGGCTCTGCAGGGCGAAGGGACCATGGGGTGGGTGCAGTGATGGGGTCCCGGACCCCctgcagcgggggggggggggggggggggggggggctctgcccgcCGTCCCCAGTGCTCGCCGCTCACCCGTCCAGGAGGTTGCAGGAGGCGACGCACTCCTGGCCGCGCAGGAACCGCTCGCAGGCGACGCACTGGGTCGGACCGGGGCCCCAGCAGTGCCCGTGGGCGCAGAGGTGGAAGCAGACCAGCCCCTCGCTCTCTGCAGGGGAGCACCGTGAGCGACGGCGGCGGGGGGGTTGTCcgccagctccccccccccccccaaaaccccatccCCCATGGGTGCTGCTTACCGCACTGTTCGGGGGGCTTGTTGTGGGTCTGGAAGAGGCGCTGGCGGGGGTTACGGAAGATGCTGCCCCACGGCACCTTCTGGaggaagcagagctgggggtTGTGGTGGACGAGCACCATCCCGCTGCTGATCTCCTGCAGGGCGCGGAGCCCCAGCGCCCGCACCGCCAGGTCCCGCAGCGTCAGCGAGTAGGCGCCGCTGCCGAGACACCGCCGGGTGAACGCGTGcagaccaccaccaccaccccgtgtccccccaccccgcgtCCCCGTCCCCGCTCACTTGTGCAGCACGCGGCCCCGGATGACCCGCAGGTTTTGGAAGACGCCCAGGTCCTGCAAATCGGGCGGCCAGGCGGCGATGTAGAGGAAGCCTGTGGGGAGCCGAGCGTCACCAAcctgtgtcccccccatccctgcatccaaagcccccagcccctggctCCCTCCGCGCTCACCCGTCAGCTCTTCCAGGCTCTCAAAGATCCGCAGCAGTTTGGGGTCCAGGGGCGGCGTGTTGGTGCTGGGGTCCCTGCCAGGGATGGGAgagaggttgggggggggtcccggcagCTGCCCAcaggcttgggggggggggacaaggaACTTACCCAGCGAAGGTCTCGGGCAGGAAGGCCAGGCTGCCAAAGATCTTGGTGCAGCCGGCGAAGTGCTGGATGTTGGAGGCATTCACGGCGCGGACGCCCTTGAGGAAATCCACTCCCAGCCCGTAgcacactggggggggggacggggacagcagggctggggtgctCTGCTGGGACCCCCGCTCCCCCCAAAACACTCACTGCTCCTGCCCCGCTGGCCATggagggacacccccccccccccggtcatAGCCAgcaccccccacacccccttGGGGTCCCCAGAACCAACCCCCCTTAGGCGCCGGGGGGCCTGCTCACCCTCCGGGCAGGGTTTGCTGCACTTCTCGCATTTCTGGACGTTGTTGACCGTGACCTCCTGGCTGTTCTGGGGGCACACGAGGGTGCAGGACCCCACCTCCGTTGCGAGGTAGttatctggggggggggggggcagagggggaggtCAAGGCCACAGCGGTTCGGCACTGgacactgcccccccccccccagagccgGCATGGCACTCACAGGGACACTGGCTGACGCAGCTGGCACCGAAGGTGTAGCGCCCGTCGCGGTTGGGCACCGACTCGAAGGTGTCCGAGTTGTAGATGACGAGGGGGGGACAGTGCAGCTCGCAGATCCCGCTCCGGTTGAAGTTCAAGCACGCCTTGAGGAGGGGGACAACAGCTGGCGTGAGACTCCGGCATCCCGTAcaccccccccgggaccccgtCCCCGGTACACACCAGGCAGTCGGAGTGCTTGGGGCCGGTGCAGCCGGCGGCACACTGCTCGTGGCAGCAGTCGGTCGGCTTCGTGCCCTTGCAGCGTGGGCAGCCGTGGCAGATGCTGTTGGTcactgaggggggggggagagggacaCGGTGGGGAACGGGGACCCTGACGGTGGCTCCCCCCCGCTCCAGGGGATGTGGGGGTCCCCAGGATGAGGAGCTGGGGGGGTAGGTGGGTtcccagggcagggagctgggagggtCCCTGTGGTGGGGATTCGGGCGCCAAGCGGGGACAGTGGGGCAGGGATCTGGGGGGGGCAAGTGGGGAACCCCAGGGCAGGGATTTGGGGGTGTAAGCAGAGGCCCCCGGGGCAGAGATTTTGGGGGTCTCTGGGGCAGGCATTTGGGTGCCAAGTAGGGGTCAACGGGACGGGGATTTAGGGGGACAAGTGGGGGTCTCCAGAGCAGGGATTCTGGGGAGCCCatggggagttggggggggcAAGTGGAAGGTCCAGGGGGTCTCTGGGGCCAGGATTTAGGTGGCAAGTAGGGGTCAATGGGGCAGGGACATGCaaagggggggggtgtcctaGGGATTTTGAAGGACCCCACAGAGCAGGGGctttgggggtccctggggggggcagagctggctgcgGGCCCCGTACTCACGCGTCTGGCAGTCCTGCGGCCCCTCGCCCCAGCAGTGCCCCTCGGCACACAACGCCCGGCAGTCGGGACctgtgccggggggggggagccgtGAGCGGGCAAATGCCGTGGGGTAATGGCAACCCCCGGACCCCCTCCCTGGGTAaaacccccccgccccgctgggGTGCCAGTGCTCACAGCTGCGGTTGCGGGTGCTCTCCACCCGGGTCTCTCCGCGGAGCTCGTTGTGCCGGTGGAAGATGTCGGACCACAGGATGGTCTCCtggaagcagagctgggggtTCCTCTCGATGCGCACCCCCCCCTTCAGGATCTCTGTGCAGGGACagcattgggggggggggcgggggggcatATCAGcatggggatggaggggggtCCTGCAGCCCCATGGGGACACCCAGCCCTGGATGGGGGACCTGCCACCCCACGGGGACCAcccagccccgggcagggcaggggctaTACTGGGGActggcagccccaggcaggacCGGCAGCCCCGTGCGCCCACCCCAGGCAAGACCCGTCAGCTcccacccccagcagcagcaacccGCAGCCCCGAGCACCCCGGGGGAGGGACCCCCGACCTGTGAGGTGCCGCATGCCGAGCTGGCGCAGCCCCGGCGTGCCGGCGGGGCCGGCGTTGCCCACCACGGCCAGGGCGTAACGCTCCTGGAAGAGCTGCGTCCCCCGGATGATGCGCAGGCTCCGCAGCTCCAGCCGGCTCACTTGGTTCTCCGCGATCAGCACGTAGCCCTGCACCTCCTTGATatcctggggatgggggggggacggggggacgggggggtgAGGGGCCGGCCGGACCCCCGCCACCACCCCGGGGTGTTCCCCACCCTGCGCACCTTGAGGAAGGTGGTGTCGGCGTCGGGGGGCAGGTAGGTGAGCTCCAGGTTGCCCTGCACCACCTGGCAGCCCTGGTAGAGGTGCCGCAGGGTCTCGTAGTGGCTTTCGGGGCTGGAGGGACGCAGCAGCTTCATGTCGGTGCCCGTGCAGACTGCGGGGACGGGGGAGCGGGAGCTCAGCGGGTTCCCCTCGCCTGGCCCATCCTCGCCCCCGCGGGAAACCGagagccggcggcggcggcggcaccggccTCCGCAGGAAACGCTGCGGGATCCGGCGGCGGCCGTTTATCTCCGGGGCTGCTTCCAACAGCTTCCGATGGGCTTCCTGGAtcgccgctccccccccccctcggctCCCACCCCGGCACGCGGCGAAGCTGCTCCCGCTTTGGCACCAGGCCCCGGCACGAGGGACGGCCGAGGGCCCGACGTCGCCCCGTGCCCGCGGTGGGCTtcgggtgctgctggggggggggggccaggctgGGACCCGTAAGACCCGGCCGTGCCGGGGGGGGCCGGAGCGGGGGGCCGCGGGCAGGAATGCTCTGCCCACGCCGGCggtgggtgtgtgtggggggggggccccaCGCCAAGACAAGACCCGATTGTTGAGCAGCGGCGACGGCTGCTGCCGGAGCCTGGCCGGCCCCATCCCACGGGGGGGTTGCTGGTGGCCGTGAGACCATCCCCGGGGCATCGGGTcgggtggtgggggggggatgcggggtgggggggtgcagGAGCCCGCCCTGGGCCGGGCTGGTGAGTCACGGCCGCGGGTGGCACGGGGCCCCCGGCCGCCCGCTCCCAGCAAGAACCGCCTTTTCAGGTCGGGCGTGTTTGGGGAGCAGCGGTGACGCAGGGCTGGCGGGCACGGCCCAGCCCCGGCgcgcccgcagcccccggcacCCCGCCACCACGCCggggtgacaccccccccccaccccgacaCACAAGACCCCAATCCGGCTCCGACACTGACCCCGGCACGGCTCCGGCGTCACCGTCCCCTCCCCGGGCACGGGGCAGGGGGACACCGAGGCACACGGGGGTCAGGCAGCCGTGCCCTGCcctctgcccagggcaggggttTGGCGTCCCGGTCCCCGGCTGGAGGGGGCTGCCGGCCGTGCCGCGGCTGAGTGACAGCCCCCGGTGCCGGCAGCTGCCCGCACAGCCTCATGGCCGGGGGACCAGGCTGGCAGCCACCTCCTCTGCCTGTTCCAGGGCCGCCGAGCCAGGGAGAACCCCCCCCGCCACAAGCAAAGCCAGGGAGGAAGACGCTCTCCGAATTTGGGGTTCAGCTCTCACCCCACCGCGGTGGCCTTGGCCGTGCAGCGGAgggtctcccccccccccccgtaccccCGGGGAGGAAACCGCGCCGTTGCGGCAGGCGGCCAAAGCTCAAGGTCTGCCTTCCACCTGCCCCGCGGCGCGGGCAGAGGATGCCGAGAGCTTTCCCAGGGCGAAGGGCAGGCGGGACGGGCGAGCGGCGGCAGGGCCAGATCCTGGTGGGATCCCGGCTCCGTCCCGTGGGCTTCggccctgcctgctcctccgGGTCCCTGGCCGGGCACCGGGAAGGGCAGTCAATGATCCATCCTGCCTGGCTCGCTCTGGTGGGAAGGGCCACCACGGATCGCCCCGTCTGCCCGCAGGCAGCCGCCGAGGTGTCTGGCAAAGCCCATCGGCCACGtgcccctggggctgccccaggtCCGGTGCTCCCGGAGCTGGGGCTGCCGGTCAACGCCTCCCGGCCAGCACACGGATCCGACCCCAGGGACGGGGTTGGGGCTGTGGGGGCACACCAGTGTGTCCCCAGTCTGGAGCCGGGAGCTCCCCCGGCACAGACCCTCTGAGCGGGGCGAGCCGTGGGGTGCCGGGAgcggagacccccccccccggcgaGTCCCCACGTCCCTGCCCCACGACCCTGCACCGGCTCAGCCCCACCAGGCATTTGCTTCCCAAAACCCCACCAGTGCCAGACCTACCCCCCAAAACTGGGCTGGCATGGAGGCAGCGGGCAGGCCCGGAGCAGGCAGCGGGGTTAAATCCCACCGGTCATTTTGGGGGCTGCTGATGCCAACTTTGGGGTCACCAGCCCCGTCCCCTGCTGTCCCTcgtcccctgccagccccgtTCCCTTGTGCCCGGCCGAGGCCTCGGGACAAGGCAGGGCTCCTGTCCAGGCTgctcccgctccctccccggCCGCTCTCCCGGGCTGGGCAGGGTGCGGCACGTCGAGAATGTGGATGGGAGCGACGGGGACGCACCCactcacccacccacccacccacccacctaCCCGCTCCGTCGGGCACCGcgcctgccccagcaccccacggctccctgccctgcaccccaaaaccttCCCGTGGTTCCGGGGAAGGGAACCCCGAGAAGTTGGGGTCCCCCCGTTCCCGTTTCCCCAGACGTTACCGGAGCCCTTGGGAGCGCCTGCAGCCGGGGAGTGTGTatggggggggtgtcccccaaACTCCTCCCGGGGCAGCGGACCCGAGGCTCGTCCcgttcgggggggggggggggggggccggggcacAGCGGGCAGGGCAGCCCCGTCCGGCCCAGCGCCTCCCAGTCCAGCCCAGTccgtcccccagcccctgcgggCGATGGCGGCGTGGGGCCGCCGGGGACGCGCTGCCCGCGGCGGGGagaaccggggggggggggggaccggggaGGGACACGGGACGGTCCCGTCACTTTCAACCGAGCAGCCCCCGCGCACACCGCACCCCGGTACCTCCCGatccgcaccccccccccccccggtccccccctcggtgtcccccccctccccggtgccGGTCGCTCCGGTGCAAAACTTTGCACAAAGTCCCGCCGCCGAGGGGACGCTCCCGCGGCCGGGTGTCCTCCCGATTCCCGGTGTCCTCCCGTTCCCCGGTGtcgtgagtgtgtgtgtgccccccccccccccccgcccccgcgctGTCCCGGTGGGACCCACcttcggcggcggcggcggggcagagGACGGCGAGCAGCAGCCCGGCGCCGAGGCAGCCTCCGGCGGGGATCATGGTGCTCAACGCGGGCCGCGGCCcatggccccccccccccggccgctcCGGGAAAGTTTGCGGTGCGgagccgccgcctcccgccgctcCCGGGCTCCGCCtcgcggggccgcgccgcgctcCCGGACCCGGACCCGGCCCCGGGCGAGggcgcgcccgcccgccgccccacgccccccccccccccgcgcgcgctcccgccgcccccgcgcgCTCCCggagggcccccccccccggtgctcCCCCCCACCAGGGTTCTCCTGCGGTCCCGGTGCGGAGCGGGGGGTGCGGAGGCTTCGCCGTGGGGTCGCCTggatgggggcggggggggggaggaaacgGACAACGAGCCCGGTCACCggtgcaggggaagggggacgGGGACGGTGATGCTGCtcctgggtttgggggggacaGTCCCGGCGGGTGGGGGGCGGGCACAGGCCTGGCACCGAGAGGCAGTCCCAGGGTATGGGGACAGACGTGGGGTACAGGGACAGACCCGGGCTATGAGGACAGACATGGGATACGGGGACAGTCCTGGGGTACGGGGACAGACCCGGGGTACGGGCACAGTCCTGGGGTACGGGGACAGACCCAGGGTACAGGCACAGTCCCGAGGTATGGGCACAGTCCCGGGGTACGGGAACAGACCCAGCATACGGGGACAGACCCGGGGTATGGGCACAGTCCCGGGGTACGGGGACAGTCCTGGGGTACGGGGACAGACCCGGGGTACAGGGACAGACCAAGGGTACAGGGACAGTCCTGGGGTACGGGGACAGACCCGGGGTACGGGGACAGACCCAGGGTACAGGCACAGTCCCGAGGTATGGGCACAGTCCCGGGGTACGGGAACAGACCCAGCATACGGGGACAGACCCGGGGTATGGGCACAGTCCCGGGGTACGGGGACAGTCCTGGGGTACGGGGACAGACCCGGGGTACGGGGACAGACCCAGGGTACAGGCACAGTCCCGAGGTATGGGCACAGTCCCGGGGTACGGGAACAGACCCAGCATACGGGGACAGACCCGGGGTATGGGCACAGTCCCGGGGTACAGGGACAGTCCTGGGGTACGGGGACAGACCCGGGGTACGGGGACAGACCCAGGGTACAGGCACAGTCCCGAGGTATGGGCACAGTCCCGGGGTACGGGAACAGACCCAGCATACGGGGACAGACCCGGGGTATGGGCACAGTCCCGGGGTATGGGCACAGTCCCGGGGTACAGGGACAGACCCGGGGTACAGGGACAGACCCAGGGTATGGGCACAGTCCCGAGGTATGGGCACAGTCCTGGGGTACGGGAACAGACCCAGAATATGGGGACAGACCCGGGGTACGGGCACAGTCCCGGGGTACGGGCACAGTCCCGAGGTATGGGCACAGACCCAGAATATGGGAACAGACCCGGGGTACAGGGACAGTCCTGGGGTACAGGGACAGACCCGGGGTACGGGGACAGTCCTGGGGTACGGGGGCAACCTGGCCGCATTCAACAGGTCCCCAGTGAGGTGGCCTGGAGCTGGCGTTTGTCCCCCACCCCGGGCACAAGCCACCGGTGCACCTTGCTGCCCTGGGTGCATGGGGTCCCCCACAATGGTGACCCCCGACCCCCCCAGCCGGGCAGAACGGGGGGCATCGTGGCCAGGAGCAGCCGTGTTGGGGGGTGGGTGGCCCTGACAGGACCCCCGCGTGGGGCTGGTTCTTCCTGCCATGTCCCCATCGACCACCCCATCCCCTGCTTCCACCGTggccgcccgcagcccccccagggGAGAGCCGACCCCCGGCCAGGCCGGAGAAGGGGCCCTGAGTGCCGGGGTCTGGGCCCCCCCCCGTCTGCCTGACACCTCACGCCAGGACAGCGACCACCCCGGGGGAGGACACAGCGTcgccccgtgtcccccccaccccgttcCCAGCCATTGGCaccccgcggggggggggcggctgcctCGGGGTCCTCAGCCCACGGCCCCTGCCCGGGGTCCCGCATGGTCGGGGCCTGCACGGCCCACCCCGAGGCGGAGGCAGACCAGGCCGTGCTGCCGCCGGGCTCTGTTCTGGCCCCGAACCCCACAGGCCGCCGGGGCCCCCGCACACAGCCTCCCCTCCGCCGGGGCCCGGCAGCCCACCCGGGACACACTGTGCGCGGGTGGGGGGATATATCCCATGAGCCTCTGCAGAGAGTGC
Proteins encoded in this window:
- the ERBB2 gene encoding receptor tyrosine-protein kinase erbB-2 isoform X2; translation: MKLLRPSSPESHYETLRHLYQGCQVVQGNLELTYLPPDADTTFLKDIKEVQGYVLIAENQVSRLELRSLRIIRGTQLFQERYALAVVGNAGPAGTPGLRQLGMRHLTEILKGGVRIERNPQLCFQETILWSDIFHRHNELRGETRVESTRNRSCPDCRALCAEGHCWGEGPQDCQTLTNSICHGCPRCKGTKPTDCCHEQCAAGCTGPKHSDCLACLNFNRSGICELHCPPLVIYNSDTFESVPNRDGRYTFGASCVSQCPYNYLATEVGSCTLVCPQNSQEVTVNNVQKCEKCSKPCPEVCYGLGVDFLKGVRAVNASNIQHFAGCTKIFGSLAFLPETFAGDPSTNTPPLDPKLLRIFESLEELTGFLYIAAWPPDLQDLGVFQNLRVIRGRVLHNGAYSLTLRDLAVRALGLRALQEISSGMVLVHHNPQLCFLQKVPWGSIFRNPRQRLFQTHNKPPEQCESEGLVCFHLCAHGHCWGPGPTQCVACERFLRGQECVASCNLLDGAVREHANGTRCLPCHPECQPQNGTETCFGSEADQCVACAHYKDAQQCVRRCPSGVKADASFVPVWKYPDEDGICQLCPTNCTHSCTIRDEDGCPVDQKPSQVTSIIAGVVGALLVVVLLLITVVCVKRRRQQERKHTMRRLLQETELVEPLTPSGALPNQAQMRILKETELKKVKVLGSGAFGTVYKGIWIPDGESVKIPVAIKVLRENTSPKANKEILDEAYVMAGVGSPYVSRLLGICLTSTVQLVTQLMPYGCLLDYVRENKDRIGSQDLLNWCVQIAKGMSYLEEVRLVHRDLAARNVLVKSPNHVKITDFGLARLLDIDETEYHADGGKVPIKWMALESILRRRFTHQSDVWSYGVTVWELMTFGAKPYDGIPAREIPDLLEKGERLPQPPICTIDVYMIMVKCWMIDSECRPKFRELVTEFSRMARDPQRFVVIQNDMVGLPGSIDSTFYRALLEEEDMDDLVDAEEYLVPHQGFFSAETSTTYRSRISSTRSTAETPADVEEGEGLAAFPFPPQGLAEGPESPVPEVPEGDGGVKVALQSPSVREPSALPRYSEDPTGLTAEESEGLDPEGFTAPAPRTAMPEYVNQAGEQRSPPRHPRAPPSPPDKPKGHQGKNGLIKEAKHPFPGPFGHAVENPEYLAPPGPPAPGPFSQAFDNPYYWNQDPPKTGGPEGGPGTTSTAENPEYLGLAGPDDAAA
- the ERBB2 gene encoding receptor tyrosine-protein kinase erbB-2 isoform X1, with translation MIPAGGCLGAGLLLAVLCPAAAAEVCTGTDMKLLRPSSPESHYETLRHLYQGCQVVQGNLELTYLPPDADTTFLKDIKEVQGYVLIAENQVSRLELRSLRIIRGTQLFQERYALAVVGNAGPAGTPGLRQLGMRHLTEILKGGVRIERNPQLCFQETILWSDIFHRHNELRGETRVESTRNRSCPDCRALCAEGHCWGEGPQDCQTLTNSICHGCPRCKGTKPTDCCHEQCAAGCTGPKHSDCLACLNFNRSGICELHCPPLVIYNSDTFESVPNRDGRYTFGASCVSQCPYNYLATEVGSCTLVCPQNSQEVTVNNVQKCEKCSKPCPEVCYGLGVDFLKGVRAVNASNIQHFAGCTKIFGSLAFLPETFAGDPSTNTPPLDPKLLRIFESLEELTGFLYIAAWPPDLQDLGVFQNLRVIRGRVLHNGAYSLTLRDLAVRALGLRALQEISSGMVLVHHNPQLCFLQKVPWGSIFRNPRQRLFQTHNKPPEQCESEGLVCFHLCAHGHCWGPGPTQCVACERFLRGQECVASCNLLDGAVREHANGTRCLPCHPECQPQNGTETCFGSEADQCVACAHYKDAQQCVRRCPSGVKADASFVPVWKYPDEDGICQLCPTNCTHSCTIRDEDGCPVDQKPSQVTSIIAGVVGALLVVVLLLITVVCVKRRRQQERKHTMRRLLQETELVEPLTPSGALPNQAQMRILKETELKKVKVLGSGAFGTVYKGIWIPDGESVKIPVAIKVLRENTSPKANKEILDEAYVMAGVGSPYVSRLLGICLTSTVQLVTQLMPYGCLLDYVRENKDRIGSQDLLNWCVQIAKGMSYLEEVRLVHRDLAARNVLVKSPNHVKITDFGLARLLDIDETEYHADGGKVPIKWMALESILRRRFTHQSDVWSYGVTVWELMTFGAKPYDGIPAREIPDLLEKGERLPQPPICTIDVYMIMVKCWMIDSECRPKFRELVTEFSRMARDPQRFVVIQNDMVGLPGSIDSTFYRALLEEEDMDDLVDAEEYLVPHQGFFSAETSTTYRSRISSTRSTAETPADVEEGEGLAAFPFPPQGLAEGPESPVPEVPEGDGGVKVALQSPSVREPSALPRYSEDPTGLTAEESEGLDPEGFTAPAPRTAMPEYVNQAGEQRSPPRHPRAPPSPPDKPKGHQGKNGLIKEAKHPFPGPFGHAVENPEYLAPPGPPAPGPFSQAFDNPYYWNQDPPKTGGPEGGPGTTSTAENPEYLGLAGPDDAAA